A single region of the Arthrobacter sp. V1I7 genome encodes:
- a CDS encoding cob(I)yrinic acid a,c-diamide adenosyltransferase, protein MSDREESPAPEPADYTRDGDDGHTEFGGHGRVAKRDARVAASAECDEANASISVAVAIGGLPINLTSMLASVQNDLFDLTADLSVPLSRPELARARIVQGHIDRLERAAQHFAADSEDVSGTVLPGGTAGAALLYMSRAVVRRAERAVWMAVEEYPDTVNPVTARYLNRLSSLLFVLARGANAEHGDIVWMPEASVQAGRHRH, encoded by the coding sequence ATGAGTGACCGCGAAGAATCCCCAGCCCCGGAGCCCGCCGACTACACCCGGGACGGAGACGACGGACACACGGAATTCGGCGGCCACGGCCGCGTGGCCAAACGGGATGCACGGGTTGCCGCCTCTGCTGAGTGCGATGAAGCCAACGCGTCCATCAGCGTCGCCGTCGCTATCGGCGGTCTGCCAATCAACCTGACATCTATGCTGGCGAGCGTGCAGAACGACCTTTTCGATCTTACGGCGGACCTCTCCGTCCCGTTAAGCCGGCCGGAGCTGGCGCGGGCACGGATTGTCCAGGGACATATCGACCGGCTGGAACGTGCCGCGCAGCATTTCGCCGCGGATTCCGAGGACGTCAGCGGCACCGTGCTCCCCGGCGGCACTGCCGGGGCGGCGCTGCTGTATATGTCCCGGGCCGTGGTCCGGCGCGCCGAGCGGGCGGTCTGGATGGCCGTCGAGGAATATCCGGATACGGTCAATCCGGTGACCGCCCGCTATCTGAACCGCTTGTCGTCCCTGCTGTTCGTTCTGGCACGTGGGGCCAATGCCGAGCACGGGGACATCGTGTGGATGCCGGAGGCATCGGTGCAAGCCGGTCGGCACCGACACTGA
- the dhaK gene encoding dihydroxyacetone kinase subunit DhaK has protein sequence MKKFVNDPKNFVPEMLQGIALANPDTLAYVPEYNLIMRKDAPRDDKVSIIQGSGSGHEPAHVMTVGRGMLDGACPGDVFAAPPAHYVYETAKTLASPKGVLLLVNNYTGDRMAFEMAQEMAEADGIKIRILFINDDVAVEDSTFTVGRRGVAGNFFVMKAVGAAAEAGAELEELVRIGEKVNARTRTMGAALTACTPPAKGSALFELGADEIEMGVGIHGEPGRRRAPMTTANDIIDELLESVVEDLPFTGGDRVALMINGLGGTPVSELYVLYGRAHGQLAAKGIAVGRSYVGEYCTSLDMAGASVTLVQLDEEIEVLLAAPAEIAARIF, from the coding sequence ATGAAGAAGTTCGTCAACGATCCGAAGAACTTTGTGCCCGAGATGCTTCAGGGCATCGCGCTGGCCAACCCCGACACACTGGCCTACGTGCCCGAGTACAACCTGATCATGCGTAAAGACGCACCACGCGACGACAAGGTCAGCATCATCCAGGGCTCAGGGTCCGGACATGAGCCCGCGCACGTGATGACAGTGGGCAGGGGAATGCTCGACGGCGCTTGTCCGGGTGATGTTTTTGCCGCGCCGCCGGCCCACTACGTTTACGAGACGGCCAAGACGCTCGCCTCGCCGAAGGGGGTCCTGCTACTGGTGAACAACTACACCGGCGACCGGATGGCATTTGAAATGGCCCAGGAAATGGCCGAGGCCGACGGGATCAAGATCCGGATCCTGTTTATCAACGACGACGTCGCCGTGGAAGATTCCACCTTCACTGTGGGCCGTCGCGGGGTTGCCGGAAATTTCTTCGTTATGAAAGCCGTGGGTGCGGCCGCTGAAGCCGGCGCGGAGCTCGAGGAACTCGTACGTATCGGAGAAAAGGTCAACGCCCGCACCCGGACAATGGGCGCGGCGTTGACCGCCTGCACCCCGCCGGCCAAGGGATCCGCGCTGTTCGAGCTTGGTGCCGACGAGATCGAGATGGGCGTGGGAATCCATGGGGAACCGGGCAGGCGCCGCGCTCCGATGACTACCGCGAACGACATCATCGACGAGCTTCTGGAAAGTGTGGTGGAGGACCTGCCCTTCACGGGCGGCGATCGGGTGGCCCTGATGATCAACGGGCTTGGAGGCACCCCGGTCAGCGAGCTATACGTGCTCTATGGGCGGGCTCACGGGCAGCTTGCCGCCAAGGGAATCGCGGTGGGACGGAGCTATGTCGGAGAGTACTGCACTTCGCTGGACATGGCGGGGGCATCCGTGACATTGGTTCAGCTCGATGAGGAGATCGAGGTACTGCTGGCGGCACCGGCGGAAATCGCCGCCCGCATTTTCTGA